In Sphingobacterium sp. lm-10, the DNA window ACATGTGGGCGCGGCATCCAGGAAAATAAATCATTGGTTGGCTCTTTAAAAGAAGCCCAGCTTTTCTTTACTGTAGGAAATCAACATATTTTTTGTTTGACGGTAATGTCCTAACATCATTTTGTGATTTTCCCGGCCTACACCAGATTGTTTGTAGCCACCAAATGGAGCTCCAGCAGGATAGGAGTGGTATTGATTGACCCATACGCGTCCTGCCTGAATGGCACGTGGTACGGTGTATAATTGATGTGCATCTCGAGTCCATACGCCAGCGCCCAACCCATAGATGGTATCGTTGGCGATTTCGATTGCTTCTTTTTCATCTTTAAAAGTAGTGACTGAAACCACAGGGCCAAAGATCTCCTCTTGAAAGATACGCATTTTGTTGTGCCCTTTAAAGATGGTTGGTTGTATATAATATCCATCATTTAAGCCATCGCCGACCTTGTTTGCCTCGCCTCCGGTGAGCAGTTCTGCACCCTCCTCTTTACCCAATTTGATGTACGACAAGATTTTATCCTTTTGTACTTCAGAAGCCTGCGCTCCCATCATTACGTCAGGATCTAATGGGTTGCCTACCTTAATCTGCTGCACCCGATCGATTACTTTTTGGATAAATTCGTCTGCGATATCTTCCTGTACCAGGATTCTGGAAGGACACGTACAGATCTCCCCTTGGTTTAGCGCAAATAAGACGGCCCCTTCAATAGCCTTATCCAGATACGCATCATCCTGATCCATTACCGAGCTGAAGAATACATTGGGCGATTTTCCTCCCAGTTCCAATGTCACAGGAATAATGTTTTCGGTAGCGTATTGCATGACCAACCTACCCGTTGCTGTAGATCCGGTAAATGCGGCTTTCGCTACTTTAGGATTCGTGACCAATGCACGACCTAATTCAGACCCAAAGCCGTTCACAATGTTGACAACGCCAGCTGGTAAAAGATCTTCGATAAGCTCCATCAATACTAAGATAGACGTTGGCGTGCTTTCCGCAGGTTTCAATACAACAGTACAGCCTGCGGCTAATGCTGGAGCGAGCTTCCACACAGCCATAAGTATCGGGAAATTCCAGGGTATTATTTGCGCAACAACACCTAACGGTTCGTGTATGATTAAAGATAAGGTGTCTGCATCCAGCTCTGTTGCGCTGCCTTCTTCTGCCCGAATAACACTCGCAAAATAACGAAAGTGATCGGCTGCCAAAGGAATATCCGCATTCAAGGTTTCACGTACTGCTTTGCCATTATCAATTGTTTCCACAATAGCTAGGTACTCGAGGTTTTCTTCTATGCGATCTGCAATTTTGTTAAGAATAATGCTTCTCTCTGTGGCAGAAGTTTTGCTCCAAGTAGCAAAGGCTTTGCTGGCAGCATCTACCGCGAGATCCAAGTCCTCTTTACTCGAATGTGCTACCTGTGTATATACTTTGCCATCTATAGGAGAGATGTTGTCGAAGTATTTACCATTTACTGGGGCGACGTATTTCCCGCCAATGTAATTGTCGTATCGTTCTTTGAACGATGGTCTTTCTAATACACTCATGATTACTAAATTTAGTTTTATATACGATTATGTGAATCGCCAATAGGTCAAATCTACTGGTTTACTAAACTGATAATTAGCATAATAATCCTAATGAATAGCATAATCGTTAATCATGGTTAAACAAGCAAACCTTTTTTCTTTCCATCATTTTTTCCGTATCTTACCTATGTCGTTTACGGCTAAATTTGATAAGCATGAATTATAATTATGCATTAGATGCGCTGCCACTTTCTACAGATAAGCAATTATCTACGCTAGTAGAGAATAGACGGGTGGCTACATTTGGGAGTTTTGAATTTAATGTCTTTGAGACCTATCAGCCAACGCATGCGGTTCCTCTCCAATTTGGTGATATTGTAATGGTCAATATGTTGCGTGGCAGGAAAGTGATGCACTTGGAAGATACACCATCTTTCGATTATGTACCAGGAGAAACCTTAGTGTTGCCAGAAAATAAGTTGATGAAGATTGATTTTCCAGAAGCTACTATTTCGGCTCCTACCCAATGCGCGGCATTGACGATAGACCGCCGTAAAGTGGAAGATGTAGTTCAATTTCTAAATGAGCGGTCGCCCTCCAATGATCAGTCATCAGAATGGCGCTTCCGGTGGGACAAATTTCACTTCAAGCATGATGCGGAAACGATGTATCTAACAAATAAGTTATTTCGGCTGATGTCGGGCAACGATCACTTTCACGAAGCATTAGCGGAGTTAACCATTCAAGAGCTGCTGATTCGTACGGTACAAATGCAAAATTTGTTACATATAAGCTCTCCCGAAGAAAAAAAGACTTCTTTACTGAATTACCTAACCGAATTTATCCGAGCGCATATCTCCAGCGAGTTGACGATCGATTTGCTAAGTAAGAAGGCGAATATGAGTCGCTCCGCTTTATTTAAAGAATTTAAGTCGCAGGTTGGGATAAGTCCTATTGAATATGTCATTCGAGAACGAATGGCATTTGCTAAAAGGTTTCTTGAACAAGGCCTGAGTGTAAAAGAAGCAGGCTACGCGGTAGGCTTTAACGACGTGAATTATTTTGTTCGCTTGTTTGGCAGAAGAGAAGGCTTAACGCCGGGCGCTTATGCTAACAAGATGGGCGCATCGCACTAGTACTAGTAGGATGGTCGTTTATCGTTTCATTGCGCGATCTAGCTCTCGCTTCGACTCACGTTCTTTAATAGTATCCCGTTTATCAAAATCTTTTTTACCCTGTGCCAAGGCAATTTCTACTTTGGCGAAGCCACGCTCACTGATAAATATACGGAGCGGTACAATAGTGAATCCTTTTTCTTCGCCCTTCTCTTTCAGCTTTTTAAGCTCTCGCTTCGTTAACAAAAGTTTTCTATCCCGTTTTGCTTCGTGGTTGTAAAATGATCCGAAAGAGTATTCCGCAATATGCATATTACGAATGTAAAGACCATCTTCAAAAAATGCGCAAAAACTATCATTGATATTTGCCTTGCCTTCGCGGATAGATTTAATCTCTGTGCCGAGCAATCCCAAGCCAGCTACATACGTATCCAGAATGTGGTACTCGAATGTAGCTCTTTTGTTCTTTATATTGATTCGCGATGCGATAGCCATAGTTGCAATCTTTTGATGTGCAAAAGTACAAAATACCGCACTAGTATGAAAGTCGTAAGAAATTATTGTTTTTTTGTGTTAAAATTGGATTAATTTTTTGATATTTATGTGGCACTGTATGTAAAATTATTTGGTCGAGTTCCGTACATTTGCCAGCCTAATATCCTATGGAATATCCCATGGATTTTTGCGGAATCATCTACAAACGGTCAAATTTTGGTAATTTGCACTACATTTGCAGTAAAATTCTGACATTTGCATCCGGATGTTCAAAAAGTATAACATCTGTGCGGAAAAGTACATAGCACATCATAATAGAATGAGCAAAGGAAAGTTGAGCGGTAGAATATCGCAGTTTACGGAAGTAGAATATTTAAAAGCGAAAGGCCTTTATGCCTTCTTTCGTCCTATACAATCTCGGCAAGATACCGAGGTCATCATTGATGGCAAACGTGTATTAATGTTTGGATCTAATTCATATCTGGGATTAACTACCGATCAGCGCATAGTAGAAGCGGGTCAGGCTGCGTTGGAAAAATACGGTAGTGGGTGTGCTGGTTCGCGCTTTCTAAACGGTACACTAGACATCCATGTTGAGTTGGAGGAGCGTTTGGCTGCCTATGTAGGCAAAGAATCCGCCATCCTTTTCAGTACTGGTTTTCAAGCGAACTTAGGTCCTTTGTCGTGCCTTACTGGTCGTAATGACTATCTTTTATTAGACGATCGTAATCATGCTTCTATTATCGATGGCAGTCGCTTATCATTTTCCAAAGTGATCAAGTATGCGCACAATGATATGGCTGATCTAAGGGCTAAACTTTCCCGTTTGCCGGAAGAAAGCCTAAAAATGATCGCTACAGATGGCATCTTCAGCATGGAAGGAGATATTGTAGACTTGCCAGAAATGGTGAAGATCGCAAAAGAGTACGATGCTGCGGTTATGGTGGATGATGCGCACAGTTTAGGAGTGATTGGGCATTTAGGAGCAGGTACTGCAGACCATTTCGGATTAACCGATCAGGTGGATCTCATCATGGGTACATTTAGTAAATCCCTGGCTTCGCTAGGTGGTTTTATAGCCGCAGATTCCGATGTCATTGAATATTTAAAACATAAAGCACGCTCACTGATGTTTAGTGCGAGTATGACGCCTGCGTCTGTAGCTTGTACCTTGAAAGCGTTAGAGATCATACAATCGGAACCAGAGCATATTGAAAAACTTTGGGAAAACACCCGTTATGCAAAACAATCGTTGTTAGACAGCGGGTTTGATCTGGGCGATACACAAAGCCCAATTCTTCCGATATTTATCAGAGATAATGAGAAAACGTTTTGGGTAACCAAGACCTTGCAGGAAGATGGTGTTTTTGTGAATCCGGTGGTTTCACCAGCTGTACCAGCGGAAGAATCATTGATTCGTTTCTCTTTGATGGCAACGCATACTTTCAGCCAAATAGACGAAGCAGTGGAGAAAATGGCTAAAATTTTCAAAGCGGCCGACGTAGAGTTGTTAAGCTAAAAATAGATCGTCCGATGATTGAAATCGTTCCAGTAACAAGCAAAAAACAGCTTGCACATTTTATTGACTTCCCACACGATCTGTATAAGGAAGATAAAAACTATGTACCTGAACTT includes these proteins:
- a CDS encoding aldehyde dehydrogenase family protein — its product is MSVLERPSFKERYDNYIGGKYVAPVNGKYFDNISPIDGKVYTQVAHSSKEDLDLAVDAASKAFATWSKTSATERSIILNKIADRIEENLEYLAIVETIDNGKAVRETLNADIPLAADHFRYFASVIRAEEGSATELDADTLSLIIHEPLGVVAQIIPWNFPILMAVWKLAPALAAGCTVVLKPAESTPTSILVLMELIEDLLPAGVVNIVNGFGSELGRALVTNPKVAKAAFTGSTATGRLVMQYATENIIPVTLELGGKSPNVFFSSVMDQDDAYLDKAIEGAVLFALNQGEICTCPSRILVQEDIADEFIQKVIDRVQQIKVGNPLDPDVMMGAQASEVQKDKILSYIKLGKEEGAELLTGGEANKVGDGLNDGYYIQPTIFKGHNKMRIFQEEIFGPVVSVTTFKDEKEAIEIANDTIYGLGAGVWTRDAHQLYTVPRAIQAGRVWVNQYHSYPAGAPFGGYKQSGVGRENHKMMLGHYRQTKNMLISYSKEKLGFF
- a CDS encoding helix-turn-helix domain-containing protein, encoding MNYNYALDALPLSTDKQLSTLVENRRVATFGSFEFNVFETYQPTHAVPLQFGDIVMVNMLRGRKVMHLEDTPSFDYVPGETLVLPENKLMKIDFPEATISAPTQCAALTIDRRKVEDVVQFLNERSPSNDQSSEWRFRWDKFHFKHDAETMYLTNKLFRLMSGNDHFHEALAELTIQELLIRTVQMQNLLHISSPEEKKTSLLNYLTEFIRAHISSELTIDLLSKKANMSRSALFKEFKSQVGISPIEYVIRERMAFAKRFLEQGLSVKEAGYAVGFNDVNYFVRLFGRREGLTPGAYANKMGASH
- the smpB gene encoding SsrA-binding protein SmpB; the encoded protein is MAIASRINIKNKRATFEYHILDTYVAGLGLLGTEIKSIREGKANINDSFCAFFEDGLYIRNMHIAEYSFGSFYNHEAKRDRKLLLTKRELKKLKEKGEEKGFTIVPLRIFISERGFAKVEIALAQGKKDFDKRDTIKERESKRELDRAMKR
- a CDS encoding aminotransferase class I/II-fold pyridoxal phosphate-dependent enzyme — its product is MSKGKLSGRISQFTEVEYLKAKGLYAFFRPIQSRQDTEVIIDGKRVLMFGSNSYLGLTTDQRIVEAGQAALEKYGSGCAGSRFLNGTLDIHVELEERLAAYVGKESAILFSTGFQANLGPLSCLTGRNDYLLLDDRNHASIIDGSRLSFSKVIKYAHNDMADLRAKLSRLPEESLKMIATDGIFSMEGDIVDLPEMVKIAKEYDAAVMVDDAHSLGVIGHLGAGTADHFGLTDQVDLIMGTFSKSLASLGGFIAADSDVIEYLKHKARSLMFSASMTPASVACTLKALEIIQSEPEHIEKLWENTRYAKQSLLDSGFDLGDTQSPILPIFIRDNEKTFWVTKTLQEDGVFVNPVVSPAVPAEESLIRFSLMATHTFSQIDEAVEKMAKIFKAADVELLS